The Verrucomicrobium spinosum DSM 4136 = JCM 18804 genome includes a region encoding these proteins:
- a CDS encoding TonB-dependent receptor plug domain-containing protein, protein MLFATATGFCLSAAGAELPLTETDEVIVTATRGKSPAKNVPYSVSDVDARRILEMQPQSFPEALKEVPGVFIQQTGHGQGSPFIRGFTGFRTLGLIDGIRLNNSVFRDGPNQYFSTIDPLSLSSIEVVKGQGSFLYGSDAIGGIVNALTKGPIYMEPPTVTTTRSGKSPKEVAPVAPPVPTGPYITGAASTRYATAEDSWMGRLEGSISEYNKYGFYIGVTGRTYGDLHAAELGDLSHTGYDELGIDAKLEVFLADDLKLTVAHNQFIQDDVWRTHRTIYAVPYAGSTVGNELEHYFDQDRYLSYIRLEGTPDTGFADRWQLTLSHHWQSEDNHRKAADHTSRVDGFDVSTWGIDLQFETLTSIGTLTYGANYYFDNVDSFSDRYKADGSFNRSAIQGPVADDSEYHLAGVYFQDLVALSDRLDLTLGGRYTYAAADVGKAQDPISGDEISFDDDWHDFSGSARLLYSVDEAKRFKIFTGVSQSFRAPNLSDLSRLDTARSNELETPSQGLDPEKYLTAEAGIRWSSERLSTSLTYFYTDISDMIVRAPTGRVIDGLDEVTKLNAGDGYVQGIEFEFNWQFADDWHLYGSIAWQDGQVEGYPDSTTRRVEEPLSRLLPITGLAGLRWDSPSRRYWVEGNVLIADRQDRLSASDRRDTQRIPPGGTPGYTVATVRSGWRVSDSFTLTAAVENVFDEDYRIHGSGVNEPGVNFIFGAELRF, encoded by the coding sequence ATGCTCTTCGCCACGGCGACTGGCTTTTGCCTTTCCGCTGCCGGTGCAGAGCTGCCGCTGACAGAAACGGACGAAGTCATCGTCACGGCGACACGGGGAAAATCCCCGGCAAAAAACGTCCCTTACAGCGTAAGCGATGTGGACGCCCGCCGCATCCTCGAGATGCAACCCCAAAGCTTCCCTGAAGCTCTGAAGGAGGTGCCCGGGGTGTTCATCCAACAAACAGGGCATGGCCAAGGGTCACCCTTTATCCGCGGTTTCACCGGTTTCCGGACACTGGGGCTCATCGACGGCATCCGCCTGAACAACTCTGTCTTTCGCGACGGTCCCAACCAGTACTTCAGCACGATCGATCCCCTCAGCTTGAGTTCCATCGAGGTGGTCAAAGGACAGGGATCATTTCTTTACGGCAGTGACGCCATCGGCGGTATTGTCAATGCCTTGACGAAGGGCCCCATCTACATGGAGCCGCCAACGGTCACCACCACACGCTCCGGCAAGTCGCCCAAGGAGGTCGCCCCTGTTGCGCCCCCTGTCCCCACTGGCCCCTACATCACGGGTGCCGCCTCCACCCGCTATGCCACCGCCGAAGACAGTTGGATGGGCCGGTTGGAAGGCAGCATCAGCGAGTACAACAAGTACGGGTTCTACATCGGCGTCACCGGTCGCACGTACGGGGATCTGCATGCCGCTGAACTGGGGGATCTCTCCCACACCGGCTATGATGAACTGGGCATCGATGCCAAGCTGGAGGTGTTCCTGGCAGACGACCTCAAGCTGACGGTGGCGCACAACCAGTTCATCCAGGACGATGTCTGGCGCACGCACCGCACCATCTACGCAGTGCCCTATGCCGGCAGCACGGTGGGCAATGAACTGGAACACTACTTCGACCAGGACCGGTACCTGAGCTACATCCGGCTGGAAGGCACGCCTGACACCGGCTTCGCAGACCGCTGGCAGTTGACGCTGTCCCACCACTGGCAGAGCGAGGACAACCACCGGAAGGCGGCAGACCACACCAGCCGGGTGGACGGGTTCGATGTCTCCACCTGGGGGATTGACCTTCAGTTCGAGACCCTTACCTCCATCGGCACGCTCACTTACGGGGCCAACTACTACTTCGACAACGTTGACTCCTTCTCCGACCGTTACAAGGCGGACGGCAGCTTCAATCGCAGCGCCATCCAGGGCCCCGTGGCCGATGACTCCGAGTACCATCTGGCCGGAGTTTATTTCCAGGATCTCGTGGCCCTCAGTGACCGCCTCGATCTCACTCTGGGAGGCCGCTACACCTACGCGGCGGCCGATGTCGGCAAGGCCCAGGACCCGATCAGCGGAGACGAAATCTCCTTCGATGATGACTGGCATGACTTCTCCGGCAGCGCCCGCCTGCTCTACAGCGTGGACGAGGCGAAGCGGTTCAAGATCTTTACCGGTGTCTCCCAGAGCTTCCGCGCGCCCAACCTGTCCGACCTCTCCCGGCTCGACACCGCGCGGTCCAATGAGCTGGAGACTCCCTCTCAGGGGCTCGACCCGGAAAAATACCTGACCGCTGAGGCGGGCATCCGCTGGAGCTCAGAGCGTCTGAGCACCAGCCTCACTTACTTTTACACGGACATCAGCGACATGATCGTGCGGGCCCCCACCGGACGAGTCATCGATGGACTCGACGAAGTGACCAAGCTTAACGCTGGCGACGGCTATGTGCAGGGCATCGAGTTTGAGTTCAACTGGCAGTTCGCAGATGACTGGCACCTGTATGGCAGCATTGCCTGGCAGGACGGTCAGGTGGAGGGCTACCCGGACTCCACCACCCGCCGCGTGGAAGAACCTCTGAGCCGTCTCCTGCCCATCACGGGTCTGGCCGGCCTGCGCTGGGACAGCCCCTCCCGGCGCTATTGGGTGGAAGGCAACGTACTCATTGCCGACCGCCAAGACCGTTTGAGCGCCTCTGACCGGCGCGACACCCAACGCATCCCTCCTGGCGGCACTCCGGGTTACACCGTGGCGACCGTCCGCAGCGGATGGCGTGTCTCCGACTCCTTTACCCTCACTGCCGCCGTGGAAAATGTCTTCGACGAGGACTACCGGATCCACGGCTCGGGGGTGAATGAGCCAGGTGTGAACTTCATTTTTGGTGCTGAGCTTCGCTTCTGA